In Myxococcus stipitatus, the following are encoded in one genomic region:
- the nuoK gene encoding NADH-quinone oxidoreductase subunit NuoK — translation MVPIPYYLLLAAALFCMGMFGVMVRRNALVVFMCVELMLNAANLTFLAFARMHGDVIGHVSAFFVIAVAASEAAIGLAIVIAVFRSRGSVLVEDLRTMKH, via the coding sequence ATGGTCCCCATCCCCTACTACCTCCTGCTTGCCGCCGCCCTCTTCTGCATGGGCATGTTTGGCGTGATGGTGCGCCGCAACGCCCTCGTGGTCTTCATGTGCGTGGAGCTGATGCTCAACGCGGCGAACCTGACGTTCCTGGCGTTCGCGCGCATGCACGGCGACGTCATCGGACATGTCTCCGCCTTCTTCGTCATCGCGGTGGCGGCCTCTGAAGCCGCCATCGGATTGGCCATTGTCATCGCCGTCTTCCGGAGCCGAGGCAGCGTCCTGGTGGAAGACCTCCGGACCATGAAGCACTGA
- the nuoE gene encoding complex I 24 kDa subunit family protein has protein sequence MAEPLFTPEEQKKFDAGIAEIISHYPSDRKSAGMLPALRLLQEIKGWLPPEGLRLVAKHLEVTPERAYEVASFYVMYHLKKPGKYVIDVCTNLSCSLWGAEKMLAYLEEKLGLKAGEANEKFTLRETECLASCGTAPCLQINEDHHESLTRAKLDAILAKLS, from the coding sequence ATGGCGGAGCCCCTGTTCACTCCTGAAGAGCAGAAGAAGTTCGACGCGGGTATCGCGGAGATCATCTCCCACTACCCCTCTGATCGCAAAAGCGCGGGCATGCTCCCGGCGCTGCGGCTGCTCCAGGAGATCAAGGGCTGGCTGCCGCCCGAAGGCCTCCGGCTGGTCGCGAAGCACCTGGAGGTCACTCCGGAGCGCGCCTACGAGGTCGCCAGCTTCTACGTGATGTACCACCTGAAGAAGCCGGGCAAGTACGTCATCGACGTCTGCACGAACCTGTCCTGCTCGCTCTGGGGCGCGGAGAAGATGCTCGCCTACCTGGAGGAGAAGCTCGGCCTCAAGGCAGGTGAAGCCAACGAGAAGTTCACCTTGCGCGAGACCGAGTGCCTGGCCTCCTGCGGCACCGCACCGTGCCTGCAGATCAACGAGGATCACCACGAGAGCCTCACCCGCGCCAAGCTGGACGCCATCCTGGCCAAGCTGAGCTGA
- a CDS encoding NADH-quinone oxidoreductase subunit N produces MILPNLTLADFLPLIPAIILAVGACVLLLSEVFLSATSSRSYQAVLAVVASVAAGAVAVTSMFEPAGEVFLGFGVMDPFSSFLTFVVCLGLGLASLSSVSFLRKRGAERGEFYALMLFAGAGMSLLALSNELITLFVNIEVLSIATYALTSYLRRGTRPSEAGFKYFILGAFSSAVLLYGAALVYGATGTTKLTAMAGPLASALATQPALVYTGLILLGAGFAFKVAAVPFHMWTPDVYEGAPTPVTALMSAGVKAAAFAALVRVFLTMGKGIDPHLPLVLFSTMAFLTMVVGNLLAIPQRNVKRMLAYSSIAHAGYLLVGVAALFVTAPGEQFRLLGPSELTGGTPLELARSQALRGILFYLLAYTFSAVGAFTLVSVLERREDEEKGTAWDLERFSGLAQRRPGWAVAMAAFMLSLGGIPPTIGFMSKLLIFQSAVDSGLIGLAIVGVLSSAAGVYYYLRVVVYMFMRPVPEGAQTLERSWSTELALVLSTAGVIILGILPGPLTSWLVQASSIFSGQ; encoded by the coding sequence ATGATCCTGCCCAATCTCACCCTGGCAGACTTCCTCCCGCTGATCCCCGCCATCATCCTGGCGGTGGGGGCCTGCGTCCTGTTGTTGTCGGAGGTGTTCCTCAGCGCCACCTCGTCGCGCTCGTATCAGGCGGTGCTCGCCGTGGTGGCGTCGGTGGCGGCTGGCGCCGTGGCCGTGACCTCCATGTTCGAGCCGGCGGGCGAGGTGTTCCTCGGCTTCGGCGTGATGGACCCGTTCTCCAGCTTCCTCACCTTCGTGGTGTGCCTGGGACTGGGGCTGGCGTCGCTCAGCTCCGTGAGCTTCCTGCGCAAGCGGGGCGCGGAGCGCGGTGAGTTCTACGCGCTGATGCTCTTCGCTGGCGCGGGCATGAGCCTGCTGGCGCTGTCCAACGAGCTCATCACCCTGTTCGTCAACATCGAGGTCCTCTCCATCGCGACCTACGCGCTGACGTCGTACCTGCGGCGCGGCACGCGGCCCTCCGAGGCGGGCTTCAAGTACTTCATCCTGGGCGCGTTCTCCTCCGCGGTGCTGCTGTACGGCGCGGCGCTGGTCTACGGCGCCACCGGCACCACCAAGCTGACGGCGATGGCCGGCCCCCTGGCGAGCGCGCTCGCCACCCAGCCCGCGCTGGTCTACACGGGCCTCATCCTCCTGGGCGCGGGCTTCGCCTTCAAGGTGGCCGCGGTGCCGTTCCACATGTGGACGCCGGACGTCTACGAGGGTGCCCCCACCCCCGTCACCGCGCTGATGAGCGCGGGTGTGAAGGCGGCGGCCTTCGCCGCGCTGGTGCGCGTGTTCCTCACGATGGGCAAGGGAATCGACCCGCACCTGCCCCTGGTGCTGTTCTCCACCATGGCGTTCCTCACCATGGTCGTGGGCAACCTGCTGGCGATTCCGCAGCGCAACGTGAAGCGCATGCTGGCGTACTCGTCCATCGCGCACGCTGGCTACCTGCTGGTGGGCGTGGCGGCGCTCTTCGTCACCGCGCCGGGTGAGCAGTTCCGCCTCCTGGGCCCGTCCGAGCTGACGGGTGGCACTCCCCTGGAGCTGGCCCGCTCGCAGGCGCTGCGCGGCATCCTGTTCTACCTCCTGGCCTATACGTTCAGCGCGGTGGGCGCCTTCACCCTGGTGTCCGTGCTCGAGCGCCGCGAGGACGAGGAGAAGGGAACCGCGTGGGACCTGGAGCGCTTCAGCGGCCTCGCGCAGCGCCGTCCGGGTTGGGCGGTGGCCATGGCCGCGTTCATGCTGTCCTTGGGCGGGATTCCTCCCACCATCGGCTTCATGAGCAAGCTGCTCATCTTCCAGAGCGCGGTGGACTCGGGCCTCATCGGCCTGGCCATCGTGGGCGTGCTCTCCAGCGCGGCGGGCGTCTATTACTACCTGCGCGTGGTGGTCTACATGTTCATGCGCCCGGTGCCCGAGGGCGCCCAGACGCTGGAGCGCAGCTGGTCCACCGAGCTGGCCCTGGTGCTCTCCACCGCGGGTGTCATCATCCTCGGCATCCTCCCCGGACCGCTCACCAGCTGGCTGGTGCAGGCCAGCAGCATCTTCAGCGGCCAGTAG
- a CDS encoding NADH-quinone oxidoreductase subunit J family protein, with product MNIELILFGAFALLTLLSAGTVIFARSPINSAMALVSTFFFLAGLYVLLWAHTVAVLQIMVYAGAIMVLFLFVIMLLNLGESPTRGKPTLARVLGGAATVGLLVVLAIVLLKLPAGAPPTMSAATQATFGTMATLGQTIFTQWLLPFEAVSLLLLVAMVGAVVVAKSRI from the coding sequence TTGAACATCGAGCTCATCCTTTTCGGGGCGTTCGCGCTCCTGACGCTGTTGTCGGCCGGGACGGTCATCTTCGCGCGGAGCCCCATCAACTCCGCCATGGCCCTGGTCTCCACGTTCTTCTTCCTGGCGGGCCTGTACGTGCTGCTCTGGGCGCACACCGTCGCGGTGCTGCAGATCATGGTCTACGCGGGCGCCATCATGGTGCTCTTCCTGTTCGTCATCATGCTGCTCAACCTGGGTGAGTCCCCCACGCGTGGAAAGCCCACGCTGGCCCGGGTCCTGGGTGGCGCGGCGACGGTGGGCCTCCTGGTGGTGCTGGCCATCGTCCTGCTGAAGCTGCCTGCGGGCGCGCCCCCGACGATGAGCGCCGCCACCCAGGCGACGTTCGGCACCATGGCCACGCTGGGTCAGACCATCTTCACCCAGTGGCTGCTTCCCTTCGAAGCGGTGAGCTTGCTGCTCCTGGTGGCGATGGTGGGCGCGGTGGTGGTGGCCAAGTCGCGAATCTGA
- a CDS encoding serine/threonine-protein kinase: MPKAAINRDAVSGEALFILRNLRENGRLGRSNKLADVKASLEPSVSLEFDNYFFFLRKFHYIAMDREAQLKLTEQGERVAGGELSDRFSSEVGEFFAEQIASAEDEPPVAQGTEEPMVVPPPPPELLLDEAEVVPTAHTQIAPPPSPPPMPPMRASRSAMPALDLTPPPNTSQVPAAPAAPAPTPAAAPVALVSPPVSEGRRETSIGPVPTAPASQPLASPPPSATASMPPPAASAAPVAAAPAAPKGNELDLRYQKFDPIGTGPLGTVFKGRFTALGLDICLKELKDIFGYFSFLQRGEVLKRLKKELCAQAQVRHPGIVQVVDQNVEAARPYFVLELMSGSLKERLEAGGGSGVPVPFALRTFLQMAYGLRAAHAAGLTHHNLKPENVLFDAYGNAKLADFGLGRVVEVDSTKGMPQVFVGTGGMAYMAPELMNRGAKEPGPSADIYGLGILLYEMLTGQIPGRRSPLPSEVNSEAPSGLDQLFDKATQDKREQRYPDVDAMLEDFYKAFPDKEFLARGDLVLSSDAPAQQQPQS; this comes from the coding sequence ATGCCGAAGGCCGCCATCAACCGCGACGCCGTCAGTGGCGAGGCGCTGTTCATCCTCCGAAACCTGAGGGAGAACGGCCGACTTGGACGCTCGAACAAACTGGCCGATGTGAAGGCCTCGCTCGAACCGTCCGTCTCGCTCGAGTTCGACAACTACTTCTTCTTCCTGCGCAAGTTCCACTACATCGCCATGGACCGCGAGGCTCAGCTCAAGCTCACCGAGCAGGGCGAGCGGGTGGCGGGTGGGGAGCTTTCGGACCGGTTCTCCTCGGAGGTGGGCGAGTTCTTCGCCGAGCAGATTGCCTCCGCCGAGGACGAGCCGCCCGTCGCCCAGGGCACCGAGGAGCCGATGGTCGTCCCGCCGCCTCCTCCGGAGCTGCTGCTGGACGAGGCGGAGGTCGTGCCCACGGCGCACACGCAAATCGCGCCGCCTCCCTCGCCTCCGCCCATGCCTCCCATGCGGGCTTCGCGCTCGGCCATGCCCGCGCTGGACCTGACGCCGCCGCCCAACACGTCGCAGGTGCCCGCTGCTCCGGCGGCGCCCGCCCCGACGCCCGCCGCCGCGCCCGTGGCGCTGGTCTCTCCCCCGGTCTCCGAGGGCCGCCGGGAGACGTCCATTGGACCGGTTCCCACCGCGCCCGCGTCGCAGCCCCTCGCCTCTCCTCCGCCGTCCGCGACTGCCTCCATGCCCCCTCCCGCCGCCTCCGCCGCTCCTGTTGCCGCCGCGCCCGCCGCTCCGAAGGGCAATGAGCTGGACCTGCGCTACCAGAAGTTCGACCCCATCGGCACGGGCCCGCTGGGCACGGTGTTCAAGGGCCGCTTCACGGCGCTGGGCTTGGACATCTGCCTCAAGGAGCTCAAGGACATCTTCGGCTACTTCTCCTTCCTTCAGCGGGGTGAGGTGCTCAAGCGGCTGAAGAAGGAGCTGTGCGCGCAGGCCCAGGTGCGCCACCCCGGCATCGTCCAGGTGGTGGACCAGAACGTGGAGGCGGCGCGTCCGTACTTCGTGCTGGAGCTGATGAGCGGCAGCCTGAAGGAGCGGCTGGAGGCGGGCGGCGGCAGCGGTGTGCCGGTGCCGTTCGCGCTGCGCACGTTCCTTCAGATGGCGTACGGCCTGCGGGCCGCGCACGCCGCTGGGCTGACGCACCACAACCTCAAGCCGGAGAACGTCCTCTTCGACGCCTACGGCAACGCCAAGCTGGCCGACTTCGGTCTGGGCCGGGTGGTGGAGGTGGATTCGACCAAGGGCATGCCCCAGGTCTTCGTGGGCACTGGCGGCATGGCCTACATGGCCCCGGAGCTGATGAATCGCGGGGCCAAGGAGCCGGGTCCCTCCGCGGACATCTACGGCCTGGGCATCCTGCTCTACGAGATGCTCACCGGGCAGATTCCCGGCCGCCGCTCGCCGCTGCCGTCGGAGGTCAACTCCGAGGCACCCAGCGGGCTGGACCAGCTCTTCGACAAGGCCACCCAGGACAAGCGCGAGCAGCGCTACCCGGACGTGGATGCCATGCTCGAGGACTTCTACAAGGCGTTCCCCGACAAGGAGTTCCTCGCGCGCGGGGACCTGGTCCTCTCGTCGGATGCGCCCGCGCAGCAGCAGCCGCAGTCGTGA
- a CDS encoding NADH-quinone oxidoreductase subunit M, translated as MSFFDTHLLNLVVFLPLVFAALVLLLPAGESGQIRTVTLIGMVVDMIAGVWTYLRFETGGPEFQLEYRVHWFKEFGLSYHLGVDGLAVSLLLLTVFLGPLVVLASTTYISHRIKEFHLALLVLQTTMLGALVSLDVLLFYIFFEAMLIPMYLLVGVWGAEDRQMAAVKFFLYTLVGSLLMLVALIAVYFIASPPGARSFDYASIYNGLLDANRQLSACKAGPAGACDSLTGMAATLYTWGPWLFAAFALAFAIKVPMWPVHTWLPDAHVQAPVAGSMILAGVMLKMGTFGFWRYAIPLFPVAAQQARPFLATLSVIGIVYGALMCLAQRDIKKLIAYSSVSHLGYCMLGMLAVTAEGATGSAYQMLNHGISTGALFLLFGFLYERRHSRLMADFGGIAKVMPVFTVAFIIITFSSVAVPGTNGFIGEFLVLLGTFKSDLGAAAGNPHLTTVFGAFATLGVILGAAYMLWMVQKVFFGSLTHRENQHLTDMNLREILTVLPFIILVGVMGLMPQPFLDRIEPSTERFIARARVGTPSFNLRMDQLRVEVMSVPPDPTVALPGTPTPYAARAVPSTRPSAD; from the coding sequence ATGAGCTTCTTCGACACCCACCTGCTCAACCTCGTCGTCTTCCTGCCGCTGGTCTTCGCGGCGCTGGTGCTCCTGCTGCCCGCGGGAGAGTCCGGGCAGATTCGCACCGTCACGCTCATCGGCATGGTCGTCGACATGATCGCCGGCGTGTGGACGTACCTCCGCTTCGAGACGGGCGGTCCGGAGTTCCAGCTCGAGTACCGGGTGCACTGGTTCAAGGAGTTCGGGCTGAGCTACCACCTGGGCGTGGATGGCTTGGCCGTGAGCCTGCTCCTTCTCACCGTCTTCCTGGGCCCCCTGGTGGTGCTGGCATCCACCACGTACATCAGCCACCGCATCAAGGAGTTCCACCTGGCGCTGCTGGTGCTCCAGACGACGATGCTGGGCGCGCTGGTGTCGCTGGACGTGCTGCTCTTCTACATCTTCTTCGAGGCCATGCTCATCCCCATGTACCTCCTGGTGGGTGTGTGGGGCGCCGAGGACCGCCAGATGGCGGCGGTGAAGTTCTTCCTCTACACGCTGGTCGGCTCGCTGCTGATGCTGGTGGCGCTCATCGCCGTGTACTTCATCGCCTCGCCCCCGGGCGCGCGCTCCTTCGACTACGCGAGCATCTACAACGGCCTGCTGGACGCGAACCGTCAGCTCTCCGCCTGCAAAGCGGGCCCCGCGGGCGCGTGTGACTCTCTCACGGGCATGGCCGCGACGCTCTACACGTGGGGGCCGTGGCTGTTCGCCGCCTTCGCGCTGGCGTTCGCCATCAAGGTTCCGATGTGGCCGGTGCACACCTGGTTGCCTGACGCGCACGTGCAGGCGCCGGTGGCCGGCTCCATGATTCTGGCCGGCGTGATGCTGAAGATGGGCACCTTCGGCTTCTGGCGCTACGCGATTCCGCTCTTCCCGGTGGCCGCGCAGCAGGCGCGCCCGTTCCTGGCGACGCTGTCCGTGATTGGCATCGTCTACGGCGCGCTGATGTGCCTGGCGCAGCGGGACATCAAGAAGCTGATTGCCTACTCGTCCGTGAGCCACCTGGGCTACTGCATGCTGGGCATGCTGGCGGTGACGGCCGAGGGCGCCACGGGCAGCGCGTACCAGATGCTCAACCACGGCATCTCCACGGGCGCGCTGTTCCTCCTGTTCGGATTCCTCTACGAGCGCCGCCACTCGCGGCTCATGGCGGACTTCGGCGGCATCGCCAAGGTGATGCCGGTGTTCACCGTGGCCTTCATCATCATCACGTTCTCCTCGGTGGCGGTGCCGGGCACCAACGGCTTCATCGGTGAGTTCCTGGTGCTGCTGGGCACGTTCAAGAGCGACCTGGGCGCGGCCGCGGGCAACCCGCACCTGACGACGGTGTTCGGCGCGTTCGCCACGCTGGGCGTCATCCTGGGCGCGGCGTACATGCTGTGGATGGTGCAGAAGGTGTTCTTCGGCAGCCTCACGCACCGGGAGAACCAGCACCTGACGGACATGAACCTGCGCGAGATTCTCACGGTGCTGCCCTTCATCATCCTCGTGGGTGTGATGGGGCTGATGCCGCAGCCGTTCCTGGACCGCATCGAGCCGTCCACCGAGCGCTTCATCGCCCGCGCCCGCGTGGGTACCCCCAGCTTCAACCTCCGGATGGACCAGCTGCGCGTGGAGGTGATGTCCGTGCCCCCCGACCCCACCGTGGCCCTGCCGGGTACGCCCACTCCTTATGCCGCGCGGGCTGTTCCTTCGACTCGGCCGTCCGCCGACTGA
- a CDS encoding TIGR02266 family protein, whose translation MTPGPENKRQHPRVPAVLKVEYADGRQARDVTENLSHSGLFVQTDQVFTLGDEVRLALSFPGLLDPVEVTGIVAWVRPAGFDQPGGVGVRVERAEDRRRLGDILSAAGPNSHASHVEHEGYRVLIVEDNPHIIEMYSYVLKKLASGELHGKVPLEVHFAPDGHHALLMLREGRFSLVMTDLYMPVMDGFALVERIREEEALRAIPVIAISAGGKEAQDRALQLGVDIYLRKPVKFVEVLETVKQLLRIK comes from the coding sequence ATGACCCCGGGACCAGAGAACAAGCGCCAGCACCCCCGGGTCCCGGCCGTGCTGAAGGTCGAGTACGCGGACGGGCGTCAAGCCCGGGACGTCACGGAGAACCTTTCCCACTCGGGACTCTTCGTCCAGACCGACCAGGTCTTCACCCTGGGAGACGAAGTGCGGCTCGCACTTTCTTTCCCGGGACTGCTGGATCCGGTAGAAGTCACCGGCATCGTGGCCTGGGTGAGGCCCGCGGGCTTCGATCAGCCCGGAGGTGTCGGCGTCCGCGTCGAGCGGGCGGAGGACAGGCGGAGACTGGGTGACATCTTGAGTGCGGCAGGACCCAACAGCCACGCGTCCCACGTCGAGCACGAGGGCTACCGTGTGCTCATCGTCGAGGACAACCCGCACATCATCGAGATGTACAGCTATGTCCTGAAGAAGCTGGCCTCGGGAGAGCTGCACGGGAAGGTCCCCCTGGAGGTCCACTTCGCGCCGGACGGCCACCACGCGCTCCTGATGCTGCGCGAGGGCCGTTTCAGCCTGGTGATGACGGACCTCTACATGCCGGTGATGGATGGCTTCGCCCTGGTGGAGCGCATCCGCGAGGAGGAGGCCCTCCGGGCCATCCCCGTCATCGCCATCTCGGCGGGGGGCAAGGAGGCGCAGGACCGCGCGCTGCAACTGGGCGTGGATATCTACCTGCGCAAGCCCGTGAAGTTCGTCGAGGTGCTGGAGACGGTGAAGCAGCTCCTTCGCATCAAGTGA
- the nuoF gene encoding NADH-quinone oxidoreductase subunit NuoF translates to MASTAKGIDPIISAAWGKPQSWTLDSYKKRGGYEGLKKALEMQPAAIIDEVKKSNLRGRGGAGFPTGLKWSFVPKDSPKPKYLAVNGDESEPGTFKDRYILEDDPHMMLEGIAIASYALGVHTCYVYLRGEFKFPAERCQAAIDEAYKAGIFGKKLMGKDFELNCYLVRGAGAYICGEETALLESLEGKKGWPRLKPPFPAVVGLFGSPTVVNNVETLASVPHVFTGGSDWYAKLGTDKSGGTRLVCLSGSVNRPGVYEVSMFTTLAELIYDDKYGRGMPAGRKVKAVIPGGSSAPVLGADELDVAMEFEALKVKQTMAGSGGVIVMDDSTCMVRSLWRVARFYAEESCGQCTPCREGTPWQTRLLRKIEEGRGEPGDIDMLSNVASSIAPYPPIGLGNTICALGDAAALPTHSFLMRFKDEFEAHIREKRCPFGDKPWGSFGDWS, encoded by the coding sequence ATGGCCTCTACGGCAAAGGGCATCGACCCGATCATCTCGGCGGCCTGGGGCAAGCCACAGTCCTGGACCCTGGACAGCTACAAGAAGCGCGGTGGCTACGAGGGTCTGAAGAAGGCGCTGGAGATGCAGCCGGCCGCCATCATCGACGAGGTGAAGAAGTCCAACCTGCGCGGCCGTGGCGGCGCGGGTTTCCCCACCGGCCTCAAGTGGAGCTTCGTCCCCAAGGACAGCCCCAAGCCCAAGTACCTGGCCGTCAACGGCGACGAGTCCGAGCCGGGCACCTTCAAGGACCGCTACATCCTCGAGGATGACCCGCACATGATGCTGGAGGGCATCGCCATCGCGTCGTACGCGCTGGGCGTGCACACCTGCTACGTGTACCTGCGCGGTGAGTTCAAGTTCCCCGCGGAGCGCTGCCAGGCCGCCATCGACGAGGCCTACAAGGCGGGCATCTTCGGCAAGAAGCTGATGGGCAAGGACTTCGAGCTCAACTGCTACCTGGTCCGCGGCGCCGGCGCGTACATCTGCGGCGAGGAGACCGCGCTCCTGGAGAGCCTCGAGGGCAAGAAGGGCTGGCCGCGCCTGAAGCCGCCCTTCCCCGCCGTGGTCGGCCTGTTCGGCAGCCCCACGGTGGTGAACAACGTGGAGACGCTCGCGAGCGTCCCGCACGTCTTCACGGGTGGTTCGGACTGGTACGCGAAGCTGGGCACGGACAAGTCGGGCGGCACGCGCCTGGTCTGCCTGTCGGGCTCGGTGAACCGGCCTGGCGTCTACGAAGTGTCCATGTTCACCACGCTCGCGGAGCTCATCTACGACGACAAGTACGGCCGGGGCATGCCGGCGGGTCGCAAGGTGAAGGCCGTGATTCCGGGCGGGTCCTCGGCGCCGGTGCTGGGCGCGGACGAGTTGGACGTGGCCATGGAGTTCGAGGCCCTCAAGGTGAAGCAGACCATGGCGGGCTCCGGCGGCGTCATCGTCATGGACGACTCCACCTGCATGGTGCGCAGCCTGTGGCGCGTGGCGCGCTTCTACGCGGAGGAGTCCTGCGGCCAGTGCACGCCGTGCCGCGAGGGCACGCCCTGGCAGACGCGGCTTCTGCGCAAGATCGAGGAAGGGCGCGGCGAGCCCGGCGACATCGACATGCTGTCGAACGTGGCCTCGTCCATCGCCCCCTACCCGCCCATCGGCCTGGGCAACACCATCTGCGCGCTGGGCGACGCCGCGGCGCTGCCCACGCACTCGTTCCTGATGCGGTTCAAGGACGAGTTCGAGGCGCACATCCGTGAGAAGCGCTGCCCGTTCGGCGACAAGCCCTGGGGTTCGTTCGGAGACTGGTCTTGA
- the nuoL gene encoding NADH-quinone oxidoreductase subunit L has product MTSLSEFLQVAPVAPDVLAPSLWLIIALPLLGAFICGVFGKTLGRANVHLIACSAVGGAFVLSVLAFWATSSMDLESRRLLSFFVNPFGQDRDYVRYAIAHDYGTWFSAGDFRVNFGLMVDHLSGILLLVITGVGFLIHLYSTSYMEHDPAYARFFAYLNLFVAAMLVLVMADNLVLLFVGWEGVGMASYLLIGFWYDDPAKAWAGRKAFVTNRIGDFAFLIATFLMVLTVGAFTRQADERDYTSVGTSSQRYASALEDKGPVTFLGLQKMAEALPDGGPGKVNLSTPIDSGPLEGYTFGGVMTAALLLFLLGAAGKSAQLPLYVWLPDAMAGPTPVSALIHAATMVTAGVYLFSRMSALLVLSPTAMATVAIIGALTSLLAALIAFAQDDIKKVLAYSTVSQLGIMFMGVGMGIFWAAVLHLVTHAFFKACLFLGAGSVMHGNGDETDIKKLGGLRHEMKWTWGTFFVATLAITGIVPLSGFFSKDAIFHGVHHNHLEGLHWVSGAVYYLGLLIAACTAFYMTRLYLLTFEGPRSKEARVAHAHESAWQMTLPLVVLAFLSVVSSVYAWPLLKASSDGRPQPVFENFLSPVFAAMNRVVATGKTVELDTSVPAMGDYVFAWLVAVSGGALAGFLYLKFFPARAGQPVPAFARAVRRAAQNKFYVDELYELVIIRPVKFTAFILFRVVDALLIDTVAVRGTAWVTARVGSALRYVQSGDAQAYAAVMALALLGGVAYALIQVLQ; this is encoded by the coding sequence ATGACCTCCCTCTCGGAATTCCTGCAGGTGGCGCCGGTCGCTCCGGATGTGCTGGCGCCGTCGCTGTGGCTCATCATCGCCCTGCCTCTCCTGGGCGCGTTCATCTGCGGCGTGTTCGGCAAGACGCTGGGCCGCGCCAACGTGCACCTCATCGCCTGCTCGGCGGTGGGTGGCGCGTTCGTGCTGAGCGTGCTGGCCTTCTGGGCCACCAGCAGCATGGACCTGGAGAGCCGCCGGCTCTTGTCCTTCTTCGTCAACCCGTTCGGCCAGGACCGGGACTACGTGCGCTACGCCATCGCGCACGACTACGGCACCTGGTTCTCCGCGGGCGACTTCCGCGTGAACTTCGGGCTGATGGTGGACCATCTGTCCGGAATCCTGCTGCTGGTCATCACCGGCGTGGGCTTCCTCATCCACCTGTACTCCACCAGCTACATGGAGCACGACCCGGCCTACGCGCGCTTCTTCGCGTACCTGAACCTGTTCGTCGCGGCGATGCTCGTGCTGGTGATGGCCGACAACCTGGTCCTGCTCTTCGTGGGCTGGGAAGGCGTGGGCATGGCCAGCTACCTGCTCATCGGCTTCTGGTACGACGACCCGGCGAAGGCATGGGCCGGCCGCAAGGCGTTCGTCACCAACCGCATCGGTGACTTCGCGTTCCTCATCGCCACCTTCCTCATGGTCCTCACCGTGGGCGCCTTCACCCGCCAGGCGGATGAGCGCGACTACACGTCGGTGGGCACCAGCAGCCAGCGCTACGCGTCGGCGCTCGAGGACAAGGGGCCCGTCACCTTCCTGGGCCTGCAGAAGATGGCCGAGGCGCTGCCCGACGGCGGCCCTGGCAAGGTGAACCTGTCCACGCCCATCGATTCCGGCCCGCTGGAGGGCTACACGTTCGGCGGGGTGATGACGGCCGCGCTGCTGCTGTTCCTCCTGGGCGCCGCCGGCAAGAGCGCGCAGCTGCCGCTGTACGTGTGGCTGCCGGACGCGATGGCCGGCCCGACGCCGGTCTCCGCCCTCATCCACGCCGCGACGATGGTCACCGCGGGTGTCTACCTGTTCAGCCGCATGTCCGCGCTGCTGGTGCTCAGCCCCACGGCCATGGCCACGGTGGCCATCATCGGCGCGCTGACCTCGCTGCTCGCGGCGCTCATCGCCTTCGCGCAGGACGACATCAAGAAGGTGCTCGCCTACTCCACGGTGTCCCAGCTGGGCATCATGTTCATGGGCGTGGGCATGGGCATCTTCTGGGCGGCGGTGCTCCACCTGGTGACGCACGCGTTCTTCAAGGCGTGCCTCTTCCTCGGCGCCGGCAGCGTGATGCACGGCAACGGGGATGAGACGGACATCAAGAAGCTGGGCGGCCTGCGCCACGAGATGAAGTGGACGTGGGGCACGTTCTTCGTCGCCACGCTGGCCATCACCGGCATCGTCCCGCTCTCCGGCTTCTTCTCCAAGGACGCCATCTTCCACGGCGTGCACCACAACCACCTGGAAGGCCTGCACTGGGTGTCTGGCGCCGTCTACTACCTGGGCCTGCTCATCGCCGCCTGCACCGCGTTCTACATGACGCGGCTGTACCTGCTGACCTTCGAGGGACCCCGCTCCAAGGAGGCCCGCGTGGCGCACGCGCACGAGAGCGCGTGGCAGATGACGCTGCCGCTGGTGGTGCTGGCGTTCCTCAGCGTGGTGTCCTCCGTGTACGCGTGGCCGCTGTTGAAGGCCTCCAGCGACGGCCGGCCGCAGCCGGTGTTCGAGAACTTCCTGAGCCCTGTGTTCGCCGCGATGAACCGCGTGGTGGCCACGGGCAAGACGGTGGAGCTGGACACCAGCGTCCCGGCGATGGGCGACTACGTCTTCGCGTGGCTGGTGGCCGTGTCCGGCGGCGCGCTGGCGGGCTTCCTGTACCTGAAGTTCTTCCCGGCCCGCGCGGGCCAGCCGGTTCCGGCCTTCGCCCGGGCGGTGCGCCGCGCGGCGCAGAACAAGTTCTACGTGGATGAGCTGTACGAGCTGGTCATCATCCGGCCCGTGAAGTTCACGGCCTTCATCCTCTTCCGCGTGGTGGACGCGCTCCTCATCGACACCGTGGCGGTGCGTGGCACGGCGTGGGTGACGGCGCGAGTGGGCAGCGCGCTGCGCTACGTCCAGTCGGGCGACGCCCAGGCCTACGCCGCAGTGATGGCCCTCGCTCTTCTGGGCGGCGTGGCTTACGCCCTCATCCAGGTGCTGCAATGA